The following proteins are co-located in the Siansivirga zeaxanthinifaciens CC-SAMT-1 genome:
- a CDS encoding PorP/SprF family type IX secretion system membrane protein codes for MKLLKHNIIAIVLFSCTVTVSVAQQLPQFTQYMFNTISVNPAYAGSREALSIVGLHRSQWVGFDGGPTTQTLSIHTPLRNDRIGLGLSFIKDDLGPENFSYLYTDFSYAIPTGQNGKLAFGIKGGFTQYSLDPDFRASESNDQLIYGIEDRWSPNIGLGVYWSTNRWYLGLSTPRVLKTDRNREQGYEALERLSYYFTGGYVFDLSQNLKFKPSYLIKATNGAPLSYDLTANFLFNEKFWLGASYRINESAGAIGGFADFQISRQLRIGYAYEKPISDISRYSNGTHELMLIYEFKFLSSKLKSPRYF; via the coding sequence ATGAAACTTTTAAAACATAACATAATCGCTATCGTACTGTTTAGCTGTACTGTTACTGTATCTGTTGCTCAACAATTGCCTCAATTTACTCAGTACATGTTTAATACGATTTCAGTCAATCCCGCATATGCTGGTAGTCGAGAAGCTTTAAGCATCGTTGGATTACATAGAAGCCAATGGGTTGGTTTTGATGGAGGTCCTACAACACAAACACTTTCTATTCATACGCCTTTGCGAAATGACAGAATTGGTTTAGGTTTATCATTTATTAAAGATGATTTAGGTCCAGAAAACTTCTCGTATTTATATACCGATTTTTCATATGCTATTCCAACAGGGCAAAATGGTAAGTTAGCCTTTGGTATAAAAGGTGGATTTACTCAATACAGTTTAGATCCCGACTTTAGAGCTTCCGAAAGTAACGACCAGTTAATTTACGGAATTGAAGATAGATGGTCTCCTAATATTGGTCTGGGTGTTTACTGGAGTACTAATAGATGGTATTTAGGTTTATCAACTCCAAGAGTTCTTAAAACTGATAGAAACAGAGAACAAGGTTATGAAGCTTTAGAACGTTTGAGCTATTATTTTACAGGTGGCTATGTTTTCGATTTAAGTCAAAATTTAAAATTCAAACCATCGTATTTAATTAAAGCAACCAATGGTGCCCCGCTTTCTTACGACTTAACAGCAAACTTTTTGTTTAATGAGAAATTTTGGCTAGGTGCTTCTTATAGAATTAATGAATCTGCTGGTGCTATTGGCGGTTTTGCAGATTTTCAAATTTCAAGACAGTTACGTATTGGATATGCTTATGAAAAACCAATTTCTGACATATCACGTTATTCAAACGGTACACACGAATTAATGCTCATTTACGAATTTAAATTCTTGAGCTCTAAATTAAAATCACCAAGATATTTCTAG
- a CDS encoding OmpA family protein, which translates to MKLKKYITVYIVLLFNLCLFAQQSKVKKADNLFNKFAFVDAAEAYKDLINKDYQADYASRRLADCYTFMRNPDSALVYYQKTVEQPNIPIEYYYKYAQALRGVKNYKESRVWLKKFKKSGGKLKDVKFLKDDNFITSIFNAKPNYFLSNVDFNSKYSDFGAYEHQNKIYYTSAQDEGVSTKHLYGWNKEPFLDVYVTDKDAKTSKPFYKSKLPGDVNSIYHDGPVTISPDGKTMYFSRNNFIEKTLKKDKKGISNLKIYKASLIDSVWTNVEELKFNSDEYSCGHPALNRDGTKLYFASDMPGALGGSDIFYVDIDSNGNFGAPVNLGDVVNTDENEVFPFINNEDVLFFSSEGHPGLGLLDVFATSTNKNKDIVSVINLGIPVNSSKDDFSFTMNPDGLTGYFASNRRGGKGSDDIYAYNRIPDLKVEGFIIDAVNSKPIAKATVILYDDSNNEITKIESDDLGFYSITIERNNDFVITAEKNKFITGTEKFTSKKLKVSDIKIKQDIILNPIEDVVLLAELNTIYFDFDKYNIRPDAAKELDKVVNLMTNEYPKMTIKLESYTDSRGTDAYNIDLSVNRAKSTYNYLISKGIKPERIVSYEGFGEQKLTNDCDGSKNCLESQHQLNRRTQFIIIKMK; encoded by the coding sequence ATGAAATTAAAAAAATACATCACTGTTTATATAGTTTTACTTTTTAATTTATGCCTATTTGCTCAACAATCTAAGGTTAAAAAGGCCGATAATTTATTTAATAAATTTGCGTTTGTCGATGCCGCTGAGGCCTACAAAGACTTAATAAATAAAGACTATCAAGCCGATTATGCCAGCAGACGCTTAGCAGATTGCTATACCTTTATGAGAAATCCAGACAGTGCTTTGGTTTATTACCAAAAAACTGTTGAACAGCCTAATATACCTATCGAGTATTATTACAAATATGCTCAAGCGCTTAGAGGCGTTAAAAACTATAAGGAATCTCGTGTTTGGCTAAAAAAATTTAAAAAATCTGGAGGTAAATTAAAAGATGTTAAGTTTTTAAAAGACGACAACTTTATTACCTCCATATTTAATGCAAAACCAAATTACTTCTTATCTAACGTAGATTTCAACTCCAAATACAGTGATTTTGGAGCTTACGAACATCAAAATAAAATATACTATACCTCCGCTCAAGACGAAGGCGTTTCTACAAAACATCTATATGGTTGGAATAAAGAACCTTTTTTAGATGTTTATGTAACAGACAAAGATGCTAAAACATCTAAACCCTTCTATAAATCGAAATTACCAGGCGATGTTAATAGTATTTATCATGATGGTCCCGTAACTATTTCTCCCGATGGAAAAACCATGTACTTTTCTAGAAATAATTTCATTGAAAAAACCTTAAAAAAGGACAAAAAAGGAATTAGTAATTTAAAAATTTACAAAGCATCCTTAATTGATAGTGTTTGGACAAATGTTGAAGAATTGAAATTTAATAGTGATGAATATTCTTGTGGTCATCCAGCTTTAAATAGAGACGGAACGAAACTATATTTTGCATCTGATATGCCCGGCGCTTTAGGGGGTTCAGATATTTTTTATGTTGATATTGATTCTAACGGAAATTTTGGGGCTCCTGTAAATTTAGGTGATGTTGTAAATACCGATGAAAATGAAGTATTCCCCTTTATAAATAATGAAGATGTTTTGTTTTTCTCTTCTGAAGGGCATCCTGGTTTAGGCTTGCTTGATGTTTTTGCAACTTCAACGAACAAAAACAAAGATATAGTAAGTGTTATAAATTTAGGAATTCCTGTAAATTCTAGCAAAGATGATTTTTCGTTTACTATGAATCCTGATGGCTTAACAGGTTATTTTGCTTCAAACAGACGCGGCGGAAAAGGAAGCGACGATATATATGCATATAATAGAATTCCCGATTTAAAAGTTGAAGGCTTCATTATCGATGCGGTAAACAGCAAACCTATTGCTAAGGCTACTGTAATACTTTATGACGATTCGAATAATGAAATAACAAAAATTGAATCGGATGACTTGGGTTTTTACTCTATAACCATTGAAAGGAATAATGATTTTGTTATTACTGCAGAAAAAAACAAATTTATAACTGGCACCGAAAAATTCACCTCAAAAAAATTAAAAGTAAGTGACATTAAAATTAAACAAGATATTATATTAAATCCTATTGAAGATGTTGTTTTATTAGCCGAATTAAACACCATTTACTTCGATTTTGATAAATACAACATTAGACCAGATGCCGCCAAAGAATTAGATAAAGTCGTTAATTTAATGACGAACGAATATCCTAAAATGACCATTAAATTAGAGTCTTACACAGATTCGCGAGGTACCGATGCCTATAATATTGATTTGTCTGTTAATCGTGCTAAATCCACTTATAATTATCTAATTTCTAAAGGCATAAAACCCGAACGAATTGTGTCTTATGAAGGTTTTGGAGAACAAAAATTAACAAACGACTGTGATGGATCTAAAAATTGTTTAGAATCACAACATCAGTTAAATAGACGTACGCAGTTTATAATTATAAAAATGAAATAG
- a CDS encoding ribonuclease Z — translation MKLTILGCYSATPRALTNTTSQVLEINNHMFLIDCGEGTQVQLRKHKIKFNRIKHIFISHLHGDHFYGLVGLISTFRLLTREADLHIYGPKGIKEIITLQLKLADSWTNYNLYFHELTSKTSELIFEDEEVEVHTIPLDHRIYTNGYLFKEKEGNRKLDINLVEEANINVAYYRKLAQGFDVLNEDGILIKNSTVTKAGAKPKSYAFCSDTMYKVDIVPIIKNVDVLYHESTFLDKNANLATKTKHSTAKEAASIAKQANAGTLLLGHYSTRYGDLNLFKEEAEEVFDSVELSEDGKEFEF, via the coding sequence ATGAAGCTCACTATTTTAGGATGTTATAGTGCTACACCAAGAGCTTTAACAAATACGACATCGCAAGTATTAGAAATAAATAATCATATGTTTTTAATAGATTGTGGTGAGGGTACACAAGTTCAACTGCGAAAGCATAAAATTAAGTTTAATAGAATTAAACATATTTTTATATCGCACCTTCATGGCGATCATTTTTACGGATTGGTAGGGCTTATTTCTACGTTTAGGTTGTTAACTCGTGAAGCAGATTTACATATTTATGGACCTAAAGGAATTAAAGAAATAATTACGCTTCAACTCAAATTAGCAGATTCTTGGACGAATTATAATCTTTATTTTCACGAATTAACCTCTAAGACATCTGAATTAATTTTTGAAGATGAAGAAGTAGAAGTACATACCATACCTCTAGATCACAGGATTTATACAAATGGTTATTTGTTTAAAGAAAAAGAAGGTAACCGAAAACTAGATATCAATCTTGTAGAAGAAGCTAACATTAATGTAGCTTATTATAGAAAATTAGCTCAAGGTTTTGATGTTTTAAATGAAGATGGCATCTTAATTAAAAATAGTACGGTTACTAAAGCCGGGGCAAAACCAAAAAGTTATGCATTTTGTAGCGACACCATGTATAAAGTAGATATAGTTCCTATAATTAAAAATGTAGATGTTTTGTATCACGAATCTACTTTTTTAGATAAAAATGCCAATTTAGCTACTAAAACAAAACATTCAACAGCTAAAGAAGCTGCTAGCATAGCTAAGCAAGCGAATGCGGGAACTTTGTTACTTGGACATTATTCTACCAGATATGGCGACTTAAACTTGTTTAAAGAAGAAGCAGAAGAAGTCTTTGACTCTGTAGAACTTAGTGAAGATGGTAAAGAATTCGAATTTTAG
- the pdxH gene encoding pyridoxamine 5'-phosphate oxidase, with protein MNEDLSDYRKSYDKGELLKKDVPENPMELFQKWFYEVDTYFTQDETNAMTLSTMGLDGYPKNRIVLLKRYTHEGFIFFTNYKSEKGRAIEKNPKVCLSFFWHGAERQIIIKGDAEKLPENLSDGYFESRPRGSQLGAWASNQSEIVENREALENKLKSLEASFENKEVPRPPHWGGYIVKPFEIEFWQGRANRLHDRISYRLQDDYSWLINRLCP; from the coding sequence ATGAATGAAGATTTAAGCGATTACAGAAAATCCTATGACAAAGGAGAACTGTTAAAAAAAGATGTTCCTGAAAATCCTATGGAATTATTTCAAAAGTGGTTTTATGAAGTAGATACTTATTTTACTCAAGATGAAACCAATGCCATGACACTTTCTACTATGGGTTTAGATGGTTATCCAAAAAACAGAATTGTTCTTTTAAAACGCTATACACACGAAGGTTTTATTTTTTTTACTAATTACAAAAGTGAAAAGGGCAGAGCTATTGAAAAGAACCCTAAGGTATGTTTGTCTTTTTTTTGGCATGGAGCCGAAAGACAAATTATAATTAAAGGTGATGCCGAAAAATTACCAGAAAATTTAAGTGATGGTTATTTTGAGTCGAGACCGCGAGGCAGTCAATTAGGTGCTTGGGCATCAAACCAAAGCGAAATTGTAGAAAATCGTGAAGCTCTAGAAAATAAATTAAAATCGTTAGAAGCTTCTTTTGAAAACAAAGAAGTTCCTAGACCACCACACTGGGGAGGTTATATTGTAAAGCCATTTGAAATTGAATTCTGGCAGGGTAGAGCTAACAGATTACACGATAGAATTTCTTATAGATTGCAAGATGACTATTCCTGGTTAATTAACCGATTATGTCCTTAA
- a CDS encoding CAP domain-containing protein, translating into MKLFTKLFLLLFLAILSFSCTTDSIDTRVENIELSLITPEDKTIEIEILELINNYRLSKGLNALKNMSVVKSVAYTHTDYMVENNEVSHANFTKRSQYLKQYEGAKSVSENVAYGYTSAESVVSAWIKSEGHRVNIEGDFTNFDISAEENDEGKWYYTNIFIKK; encoded by the coding sequence ATGAAACTTTTTACAAAACTTTTTTTATTGCTTTTTCTTGCAATATTATCTTTTTCTTGCACAACTGATAGCATAGACACGCGAGTAGAAAACATAGAACTTAGTTTAATTACTCCAGAGGATAAAACAATCGAAATTGAGATTCTTGAACTTATAAACAACTATCGTTTATCTAAAGGATTAAATGCTTTAAAGAATATGAGTGTTGTAAAATCGGTAGCATACACCCACACAGATTATATGGTAGAGAATAATGAAGTTTCTCATGCCAATTTCACAAAAAGAAGTCAATATTTAAAACAATATGAAGGTGCTAAAAGTGTATCTGAAAATGTTGCTTACGGTTATACTTCTGCCGAGTCTGTTGTTAGTGCCTGGATTAAAAGTGAAGGACATCGCGTAAATATTGAAGGTGATTTTACTAATTTCGATATCTCTGCTGAAGAAAACGATGAAGGAAAGTGGTACTACACCAATATTTTTATAAAAAAATAA
- a CDS encoding gliding motility-associated C-terminal domain-containing protein, whose amino-acid sequence MTTACGNTKTIIRTWTATDECGNSTSADQKITVIDTTPPTITVPADVTIECTADESSASNGVATGADTCGTVTITESDVVTTACGNTKTIIRTWTATDECGNSTSADQKITVIDTTPPTITVPADVTIECTADESSASNGVATGADTCGTVTITESDVVTTTCGNTKTIIRTWTATDECGNSTSADQKITVIDTTPPTITVPADVTIECTADESSASNGVATGADTCGTVTITESDVVTTTCGNTKTIIRTWTATDECGNSTSADQKITVIDTTPPTITVPADVTIECTADESSASNGVATGTDTCGTVIITESDVVTTTCGNTKTIIRTWTATDECGNSTSADQKITVIDTTPPTITVPADVTIECTADESSASNGVATGTDTCGTVIITESDVVTTTCGNTKTIIRTWTATDECGNSTSADQKITVIDTTPPTITVPADVTIECTADESSASNGVATGADTCGTVTITESDVVTTACGNTKTIIRTWTATDECGNSTSADQKITVIDTTPPTITVPADVTIECTADESSASNGVATGTDTCGTVIITESDVVTTTCGNTKTIIRTWTATDECGNSTSADQKITVIDTTPPTITVPADVTIECTADESSASNGVATGADTCGTVTITKSDVVTQGDCTNSYIITRTWTATDECGNTTSADQKITVIDTTPPTITVPADVTIECTADESSASNGVATGTDTCGTVIITESDVVTTTCGNTKTIIRTWTATDECGNSTSADQKITVIDTTPPTITVPADVTIECTADESSASNGVATGADTCGTVTITESDVVTTACGNTKTIIRTWTATDECGNSTSADQKITVIDTTPPTITVPADVTIECTADESSASNGVATGTDTCGTVIITESDVVTTTCGNTKTIIRTWTATDECGNSTSADQKITVIDTTPPTITVPADVTIECTADESSASNGVATGADTCGTVTITKSDVVTQGDCTNSYIITRTWTATDECGNTTSADQIITVQDTTAPTLADGFNLNENISVTCQNIPEKPTLEFKDNCAADVTVDYTTETIQSNESSYQIIRTWTVSDGCNDAVFTQVINVQTNTITVTDGDRCIDDGPINLFDFLSGEVDINGTWSIVSGDGLTLEGSVFDPANGGVGLETYTFRYTIADGACATSVDVDVYINENCLVLPAPQPDCSRESVEISKAVTPNGDMYNETFDIKGIEFCGFEADVKIFNRWGALIYESTNYTIGEGQGDWDGAAPKSSIGNAGKVPSGTYYYIVILKNSGLAPFTGPVYLGTK is encoded by the coding sequence GTGACTACTGCTTGTGGTAATACTAAAACCATTATTAGAACTTGGACAGCTACTGATGAATGTGGTAACTCAACTTCAGCTGATCAAAAAATAACTGTAATTGATACAACACCGCCTACAATAACGGTACCTGCTGATGTTACTATAGAATGTACTGCCGATGAGTCTAGTGCTTCTAATGGTGTAGCTACTGGGGCTGATACTTGTGGTACGGTAACTATCACTGAATCTGATGTGGTGACTACTGCTTGTGGTAATACTAAAACAATTATTAGAACTTGGACAGCTACTGATGAATGTGGTAACTCAACTTCAGCTGATCAAAAAATAACTGTAATTGATACAACACCGCCTACAATAACGGTACCTGCTGATGTTACTATAGAATGTACTGCCGATGAGTCTAGTGCTTCTAATGGTGTAGCTACTGGGGCTGATACTTGTGGTACGGTAACTATCACTGAATCTGATGTGGTAACTACTACTTGTGGTAATACTAAAACCATTATTAGAACTTGGACAGCTACTGATGAATGTGGTAACTCAACTTCAGCTGATCAAAAAATAACTGTAATTGATACAACACCGCCTACAATAACGGTACCTGCTGATGTTACTATAGAATGTACTGCCGATGAGTCTAGTGCTTCTAATGGTGTAGCTACTGGGGCTGATACTTGTGGTACGGTAACTATCACTGAATCTGATGTGGTAACTACTACTTGTGGTAATACTAAAACCATTATTAGAACTTGGACAGCTACTGATGAATGTGGTAACTCAACTTCAGCTGATCAAAAAATAACTGTAATTGATACAACACCGCCTACAATAACGGTACCTGCTGATGTTACTATAGAATGTACTGCCGATGAGTCTAGTGCTTCTAATGGTGTAGCTACTGGTACTGATACTTGTGGTACGGTAATTATCACTGAATCTGATGTGGTAACTACTACTTGTGGTAATACTAAAACCATTATTAGAACTTGGACAGCTACTGATGAATGTGGTAACTCAACTTCAGCTGATCAAAAAATAACTGTAATTGATACAACACCGCCTACAATAACTGTTCCTGCTGATGTTACTATAGAATGTACTGCCGATGAGTCTAGTGCTTCTAATGGTGTAGCTACTGGTACTGATACTTGTGGTACGGTAATTATCACTGAATCTGATGTGGTAACTACTACTTGTGGTAATACTAAAACCATTATTAGAACTTGGACAGCTACTGATGAATGTGGTAACTCAACTTCAGCTGATCAAAAAATAACTGTAATTGATACAACACCGCCTACAATAACGGTACCTGCTGATGTTACTATAGAATGTACTGCCGATGAGTCTAGTGCTTCTAATGGTGTAGCTACTGGGGCTGATACTTGTGGTACGGTAACTATTACTGAATCTGATGTGGTGACTACTGCTTGTGGTAATACTAAAACAATTATTAGAACTTGGACAGCTACTGATGAATGTGGTAACTCAACTTCAGCTGATCAAAAAATAACTGTAATTGATACAACACCGCCTACAATAACGGTACCTGCTGATGTTACTATAGAATGTACTGCCGATGAGTCTAGTGCTTCTAATGGTGTAGCTACTGGTACTGATACTTGTGGTACGGTAATTATCACTGAATCTGATGTGGTAACTACTACTTGTGGTAATACTAAAACCATTATTAGAACTTGGACAGCTACTGATGAATGTGGTAACTCAACTTCAGCTGATCAAAAAATAACTGTAATTGATACAACACCACCTACTATCACTGTACCTGCTGATGTTACTATAGAATGTACTGCCGATGAGTCTAGTGCTTCTAATGGTGTAGCTACTGGTGCTGATACTTGTGGCACGGTAACTATCACTAAATCTGATGTGGTAACTCAAGGCGATTGTACAAACAGCTATATTATCACTAGAACTTGGACAGCTACCGATGAATGTGGTAACACAACTTCAGCTGATCAAAAAATAACTGTAATTGATACAACACCGCCTACAATAACTGTTCCTGCTGATGTTACTATAGAATGTACTGCCGATGAGTCTAGTGCTTCTAATGGTGTAGCTACTGGTACTGATACTTGTGGTACGGTAATTATCACTGAATCTGATGTGGTAACTACTACTTGTGGTAATACTAAAACCATTATTAGAACTTGGACAGCTACTGATGAATGTGGTAACTCAACTTCAGCTGATCAAAAAATAACTGTAATTGATACAACACCGCCTACAATAACGGTACCTGCTGATGTTACTATAGAATGTACTGCCGATGAGTCTAGTGCTTCTAATGGTGTAGCTACTGGGGCTGATACTTGTGGTACGGTAACTATTACTGAATCTGATGTGGTGACTACTGCTTGTGGTAATACTAAAACAATTATTAGAACTTGGACAGCTACTGATGAATGTGGTAACTCAACTTCAGCTGATCAAAAAATAACTGTAATTGATACAACACCGCCTACAATAACGGTACCTGCTGATGTTACTATAGAATGTACTGCCGATGAGTCTAGTGCTTCTAATGGTGTAGCTACTGGTACTGATACTTGTGGTACGGTAATTATCACTGAATCTGATGTGGTAACTACTACTTGTGGTAATACTAAAACCATTATTAGAACTTGGACAGCTACTGATGAATGTGGTAACTCAACTTCAGCTGATCAAAAAATAACTGTAATTGATACAACACCACCTACTATCACTGTACCTGCTGATGTTACTATAGAATGTACTGCCGATGAGTCTAGTGCTTCTAATGGTGTAGCTACTGGTGCTGATACTTGTGGCACGGTAACTATCACTAAATCTGATGTGGTAACTCAAGGCGATTGTACAAACAGCTATATTATCACTAGAACTTGGACAGCTACCGATGAATGTGGTAACACAACTTCAGCTGATCAAATAATAACCGTTCAAGATACTACAGCACCTACTTTAGCTGATGGATTTAATTTAAATGAGAATATTTCTGTTACGTGTCAAAACATACCAGAAAAACCAACACTAGAATTTAAAGATAATTGTGCTGCTGATGTAACTGTTGATTATACAACAGAGACCATTCAAAGTAATGAATCTAGCTATCAAATTATTAGAACTTGGACTGTAAGTGATGGTTGTAATGATGCCGTATTTACCCAGGTAATAAATGTTCAAACAAATACAATTACTGTAACAGATGGTGACAGATGTATTGATGATGGCCCAATTAATTTATTTGATTTCTTATCTGGTGAAGTTGATATTAACGGAACCTGGTCAATAGTTTCTGGTGATGGATTAACTTTAGAAGGTAGTGTTTTCGACCCTGCTAACGGTGGGGTTGGTTTAGAAACTTACACTTTCAGATATACAATTGCAGATGGTGCTTGTGCAACTAGCGTAGATGTAGATGTTTATATAAACGAAAATTGTCTTGTATTACCCGCACCACAACCCGATTGTTCAAGAGAATCTGTTGAAATTTCTAAAGCTGTAACTCCAAATGGAGATATGTATAACGAAACATTCGATATTAAAGGCATTGAATTCTGTGGTTTCGAAGCCGATGTTAAAATATTCAACAGATGGGGTGCTTTAATTTATGAATCAACAAATTACACCATTGGTGAAGGACAAGGTGACTGGGATGGAGCTGCACCTAAATCATCTATTGGTAATGCTGGAAAAGTGCCAAGTGGAACTTATTATTATATAGTAATCTTAAAAAATAGTGGATTGGCTCCTTTTACAGGTCCAGTTTATTTAGGAACAAAATAA
- a CDS encoding OmpA family protein, translating into MKIKNYILVTIALMLSLSVFAQQGKQKRADTLFNKFSFVKATELYKELIENNYNTDYATRKLADCYALMRDPKNAAMYYKKVVEQKNAPIDYYYSYAQSLRGIKDYKESQIWLERFKDSGGVVNSNDFSKDINFISNIFNAKQQYFLDKVNFNSKFSDFGAIKHNGKIYFTSSRDEGYAIKRLYGWNEQPFLDVYVVDEDSKVNPDYTNKIEGDVNTIFHDGPVTITKDGKHMYFSRNNFKDNVEKKDEHGLTTMKIYRATLKDSLWTDIEELSINSDDYSTQHAALNSDDSKLYFSSDRPGGFGGSDIYVVDILKDGSLGEPKNLGNVINTAGAEGFPFINSEETLFFSSDGHVGLGLLDVFASINNENGDIIDVINLGVPVNSSKDDFSFTMNPDATTGYFASNRSGGQGDDDIYAYNRVPYLIVEGVVSDAINNNPIPNSKITLYDGSNNKIAYMETDDKGYYSINIDRNKDYKIVGSHEKYIEDYRTFTSKNLQTELTKITANLLLNPVEDVVKLAELNTIYFDFDKHNIRKDAALELDKIVNLMQNVYPDMVIRIESHTDSRGTLSYNDKLSIDRANSTYEYLISKGIDPSRITEHEGFGERRLTNGCEDGAKCEEEAHQLNRRTQFIVVKME; encoded by the coding sequence ATGAAAATCAAAAATTACATATTAGTTACCATAGCATTAATGCTAAGTTTATCTGTTTTTGCTCAACAAGGAAAACAGAAACGAGCCGATACCCTATTCAATAAATTTTCATTTGTAAAAGCGACCGAGCTATACAAAGAACTTATTGAAAACAACTATAATACAGACTATGCAACCAGAAAGTTAGCCGACTGTTATGCTTTAATGAGAGATCCAAAAAATGCAGCGATGTATTATAAAAAAGTGGTTGAGCAAAAAAATGCGCCAATCGATTATTATTACAGCTACGCGCAATCACTTCGTGGTATTAAAGATTATAAAGAATCTCAAATTTGGTTAGAACGCTTCAAAGATTCTGGAGGCGTTGTAAATTCGAACGATTTTTCTAAAGACATTAATTTTATTAGTAATATTTTTAATGCCAAGCAACAATATTTCTTAGACAAAGTAAATTTTAATTCAAAATTTAGTGACTTTGGTGCTATAAAACACAATGGAAAAATTTATTTTACTTCTTCAAGAGATGAAGGCTATGCCATAAAACGCTTGTATGGTTGGAATGAACAACCGTTTTTAGATGTTTATGTAGTCGATGAAGATTCTAAAGTTAATCCAGATTACACCAATAAAATTGAAGGCGATGTAAATACTATTTTTCATGATGGTCCCGTAACGATTACTAAAGACGGAAAACACATGTATTTTTCTCGAAATAATTTCAAAGATAATGTTGAGAAAAAAGATGAACACGGTTTAACAACCATGAAAATTTACAGAGCCACTTTAAAAGATAGTCTATGGACAGATATTGAAGAGTTATCAATTAATAGTGACGACTACTCTACACAACATGCGGCTTTAAACAGTGATGATTCAAAATTATATTTTTCTTCAGACAGACCTGGAGGTTTTGGAGGGTCGGATATCTACGTAGTCGATATTTTAAAAGATGGTTCTTTAGGAGAGCCTAAAAATTTAGGTAATGTTATTAATACTGCTGGAGCAGAAGGTTTTCCATTTATAAACAGTGAAGAGACGCTTTTCTTCTCTTCAGATGGACATGTTGGATTGGGTCTTTTAGATGTGTTTGCTAGTATAAATAATGAAAACGGCGATATCATTGATGTTATAAACTTAGGTGTTCCTGTGAATTCTAGTAAAGATGATTTCTCTTTTACTATGAATCCCGATGCAACCACAGGTTATTTTGCTTCAAATAGATCTGGCGGACAAGGCGATGATGACATTTATGCCTACAACCGTGTGCCCTATTTAATTGTTGAAGGTGTGGTTTCTGATGCTATAAACAACAACCCAATACCAAACTCTAAAATTACTTTATACGACGGTTCTAATAATAAAATCGCCTATATGGAAACAGATGATAAAGGGTATTACTCTATAAATATAGATAGAAACAAAGATTACAAAATTGTAGGTAGTCATGAAAAATATATAGAGGATTACAGAACATTCACCTCAAAAAATTTACAAACAGAATTAACAAAAATCACAGCTAATTTATTGTTGAATCCTGTTGAAGATGTTGTTAAACTTGCCGAATTAAATACCATTTATTTCGATTTCGATAAACATAACATTAGAAAAGATGCTGCTTTAGAATTAGATAAAATAGTAAATCTCATGCAAAATGTTTATCCAGATATGGTCATACGAATTGAATCTCATACAGATTCTAGAGGTACATTATCTTATAATGATAAATTATCTATAGACAGAGCAAACTCAACATACGAATATTTAATTTCTAAAGGTATTGATCCTTCTAGAATTACAGAACACGAAGGTTTTGGAGAAAGAAGATTAACCAATGGTTGTGAAGACGGTGCTAAATGTGAAGAAGAAGCACATCAGTTAAACAGACGTACACAATTTATTGTTGTTAAAATGGAATAG